A single genomic interval of Arthrobacter methylotrophus harbors:
- the dapC gene encoding succinyldiaminopimelate transaminase, with amino-acid sequence MISAAPAFGLNLPDYPWEAMAPYAAKAAQHPGGVVNLSIGTPVDPTPELIREALAGAADAHGYPTVHGTEALREAVSGWFASRRGVSGIDPKDIMPTVGSKELVAWLPFLLGLRAGDVVVRPTVAYPTYDIGAMLAGATAVAADSLDELDSATRARVRLIWINSPGNPTGSVRDVESLRQIVAQAREIGAVVASDECYAELGWGQWDAQRGGEAVPSILDPRVTGGSTDGLLCVYSLSKQSNLAGYRAAFVAGDSTIVANLVNSRKHAGMIVPYPVQEAMRVALGDAGHVLAQKDLYRGRRERLLPALQNFGLKIHESKAGLYLWATAGEATWDAVQRFADLGIVVGPGVFYGDAGNGFIRVALTGTDERIDAAIERLNAAP; translated from the coding sequence TTGATTTCTGCGGCGCCTGCCTTTGGACTCAATCTGCCTGACTACCCTTGGGAGGCCATGGCTCCGTATGCGGCCAAGGCTGCACAACATCCGGGCGGGGTGGTCAACCTCTCCATTGGAACTCCCGTGGATCCTACGCCGGAACTCATTCGGGAGGCACTTGCCGGCGCAGCGGACGCGCACGGTTACCCCACCGTCCACGGCACGGAAGCTCTTCGCGAGGCCGTGTCGGGCTGGTTCGCCAGCCGTCGCGGAGTCTCCGGGATAGACCCCAAGGACATTATGCCCACGGTCGGCTCCAAGGAACTGGTGGCATGGCTGCCGTTCCTGCTGGGCCTGAGGGCAGGCGATGTCGTGGTCCGTCCCACTGTGGCCTACCCGACGTATGACATCGGCGCTATGCTTGCCGGCGCCACTGCGGTCGCTGCTGACAGCCTGGACGAACTGGACTCCGCCACCCGTGCCAGGGTCCGCCTTATCTGGATCAATTCCCCGGGCAATCCGACCGGAAGTGTGCGCGACGTCGAATCACTTCGGCAGATCGTGGCCCAGGCCCGTGAGATCGGCGCCGTTGTTGCGTCGGACGAATGCTATGCCGAACTCGGCTGGGGTCAATGGGATGCCCAGCGCGGCGGCGAAGCGGTACCCAGCATCCTCGACCCGCGTGTCACCGGCGGGTCCACGGACGGTCTGTTGTGTGTCTACTCGCTCAGCAAGCAGTCGAACCTGGCGGGCTACCGGGCCGCCTTCGTTGCCGGCGACTCGACGATCGTGGCGAATCTGGTCAACAGCCGCAAGCACGCAGGCATGATCGTGCCCTACCCGGTCCAGGAAGCCATGCGCGTGGCGCTCGGCGATGCCGGACACGTACTGGCGCAAAAGGACCTCTACCGCGGGCGCCGCGAACGCCTCCTGCCGGCACTGCAGAACTTTGGCCTGAAGATCCACGAGTCAAAAGCCGGACTGTACTTGTGGGCTACCGCAGGGGAGGCGACGTGGGACGCTGTCCAGCGCTTCGCTGACTTGGGCATCGTCGTTGGGCCCGGAGTATTCTATGGCGACGCCGGGAACGGCTTCATCCGCGTGGCGCTCACGGGGACCGACGAACGCATCGACGCCGCAATCGAACGCTTGAACGCCGCACCATAA